In Verrucomicrobiia bacterium, the genomic window CGTGAAGCGCGATGGATTGGGCATTGGTCACGGTCGTGTCTGCATCGCCATGGAATACCAGTACCGGTGGCATCTTCGCGTCCAGTTGTTGCACCGGCGAGAGCGCCTCCGCTTTATCACCAAAACGCTTGGGGGTGTAACCGACGGCCGACGAAGTATCGGAAACGGGACTGACCAAAATCAGCGCGAACGGTTTGATGAGCGGCGCTTCATTAGTGGCCGATCCGGGCGGCGTGTGCTCAATTGCGGTCCATAATGCAACGTGACCGCCAGCAGAAGAGCCGCCGACCACGATCCTTTTGGGATCGATTCCTAATCTGTCCGCGTGGTCTTCAATCCAGCGCAACGCGGCGCGTCCGTCCGCCACCGACTCCAGTGGCGACGTGTTGAATCGTTCCTTCGTGCGATAGTCGGGCGCAATGCCGACCATGCCGAGTGTGGCCGCCCATTTCGCATAGCTCGCCGAGCGCTCCGGCGTGCCCCTGGTCCAGCCGCCACCGAAAAAGAAAACCAACGCCGGGCGACGGTCTTCGGCCTTCCAGTTCTTCGGTTTGAAAACATGCAGTCGCATCGGGTCGGGCTTGCCGTCGCGATAGATGAAAGTTTCCGCCCCCGGAAGCGAGACGGGGGTTGTGGCGGGTGCACTCGATGATTCGGCTTTCGTCTCGGGCCAAATGCGCGCGGCCTGGTCGATCTGGGGCCGCAGGAAGCCCGGCTTGAGTGTTTTCAACTGGCTGTGCGGCCAGGTTTCAGGGGCCGTGTTGTAAGGGATCAAAAATTCGAGTCCCCGATGCAGGCTGGCCCCGTTGGTTCCCTCATAGTGCCAAAGATCCACGCCAAGCGGTGCGGCAAGTCTGGCAACACAGAATTGGGCCTCGAGATTGAAGGCACAGTAGCCCAAGCCATCCTGACGCACCAGCTCCAGCGGTTGACTGCCGTCGGGTGCGAACTGGTTGGCAATACGCGCAAAATCCTCGCGGGCAAATTGCCGCGCGTCATCTTCGCGATCGAGGTAACGGGCGATGGCGATGAGTTGGCTGAGAAACCAGGAGCCGTGGTTGTTGGCGGCTTCGTGCTCGAGTTTGCCGTTCTTGCTGGTGGTGAGCCACTGCAGGTAATCGGAAAACCACTGGTGAACTGCCGCCTCGTCCTTGTCGGTGAAGGCCGGCGAACCGTGCAGCAACCGCAACGCGTCAATTAGGCGGATGAAAACGCGTGTGTCGATCAGGCCGGATTTGTTGCCATGGTTGCCATCGCGGCCCAGGTGAATCTGTGCGTACTCGAAGGAAGGATTGACGCGCGTGGCGGGTGTGACGAACCACGCGCGAATCCACTCACCCGCGCGACGGGCGCAATCTTCGCGGTGCTCCAGTTGCCATGCCTGCGCCAGTGTCTCGACCGTGTCGATCATGCGACCCAGCCGATCCTGGTCCCCAAAAGCCATTTGCTCGCGATTGGGGTAGCCGTCGCGCTGAATGTACGGCAGGCCGTTGGTGCTCGCGGGGTCGGGCCACCAGTAGCGGCCATAGCTGACGTAATCGTGCGGATCGCCGGTGGGAGAAGCGCGTTTCTTGTCGACAACCGTGACGATGGGGACCTTGAGAGCCTCGCCAGCATTGGTGGCAACGGCTGATGCGTTCAATGTTTTACTGTCGAGCAGGAACGGTGGCAGAGGGTCCGAGGCGCGGGCTTGCCTGACAGGCGTGGACAGCAACAGGGCGAACAGTATTAGTCGGGACAAAGATGTGAACGGGTTCATATGGCTATCATTTCAGTTCCAGCGAAGTGTCTGTCAGGACGATGAGATCGGTTTTTCCATCCGGACGAGCAACGCGGAGCGCGCCATCATCGAGCGCTGTTTTGAGAGCAGCCGGCACGGACGCTGAGCGTTCGGGCCAGAGAATTGCGAAGACCGTGAACTCCGTCGCAACTTTCGCGCTTTCAAGCGTGAGATGGCTTTGGTTGGTCCACTTGCCGGTAACGTAACTGGAGCCTGCTTCGCCCGTGGTGTATTTCGGGTCAACGGTAACGGGAAACCGGTCCGTCACACTGCCGCGCCAGACGACGCCCGGCGCGATAAGCTGCGTGGTCAGTGCGGCTTTGTCGCCACGGATGAACGCGGTGTTGTTCGTGCCGTCCCAGGAAAGATTGTTCTCGGCGTGCAGCAACCAGGAGAGAGTTCCCGATGTGGCGAGCACCACGCGGTCGCGCAACACGACATAGCGCTGGTCAATGAAAACAAGATCGCGGGTCACGCGTTGGATTTTGCCTTTTTCCTTTTCGCCCGCTTGATAGGCCACGGTGGCGTCGCCGGTCGTCCACGCGTAGCGCGGCGAGGTTTCAAATCGAGTGATTTTCCCTGTCGCCTTTTTGTCCTGCGCCTTCTGCCCCAGTCCGTCAATGAGCAGGTCATTCTTGGATTTCGTCTGCCACGTCCATTGCTGGTGGTGCGGCGAGCGATGAAACTCCCGATACGCCGAATTGATCGCCAGACTTTCGCCGTAGGCGTTCAGGATGAAGGCGTTTTGATCCGCGTGACTGTGGCTGAAAGATCCGTAAGGCGACGACTTGAAGGTGATTTGAATGTCGTCCGCCGGGCGACCGAGAGCACTGTGCAGCGACACCCACCCGACATCCCGAAAGAAGCGGTAGGACGGCAATTCGCCCAGGCGTTTCGCCGGTGGAAGCGGCTTGCCGCTGGCAATGAAATTGCGTATCAAAAATTCACAGGCGGTCGGGTACGTGCGATCCAGGCCGGCGAGGCCCTTGTCAATGGGGCGTGGCCGTTTATCGGTGCAAAGTTGGGCGTAGGCGCGGAACCAGCCGTTTTGTTGGACGCGAGCGACGTGCTCCATGTAATCGGCCACAACAGGATCGAGATCGAAATGGCCCGCGTTGGAAGTGTCGCCGAATATCGTGTGCCGGTAAGGCTGTACATTGTACACGGCGAAGTACGGCGAGTTTTTCCAGAACTGCGACGAATACGCGAGCGGATCGCCGATGGCCAGCAGCGTATCCTGAAACGCCGCGTGCTCGAACGTGCCCCGCCAATAGGCGTTGCCCTCAGCCCAGCCGCCGTCGTCGCCGCCCCACGGACTGAACTGGTCGCGGTAAAACACGTAGGCGAACCGCCACCACTCGCGCGCTTCCGGCAGGTCATCCCACAACGCCAGGCCAGTAAGCCCGACCATGGACATGAACCGCACCGGATGACTCTCGGCGTTCACGTCAAGCGAGTTGCGCTGGATCTTTTCGACCTTCGCGGCCTTGATCCACGCCACGGTGCGGTCGCCACGTTCCTTGAAATGGGCAAGGACGATCTTTTTCTCCTCGGGCGTCAGCTTCGAGCGAATCTGATCGTAGACCAGCGGCAGTTTGCGCCAGAGGCGGAAATTTGCCTCGTCGTTATATTCAATGTCGGTGGCGCCCACGACCGGACCGCTTTTCCAGTCCGGTGCGAAGTGCCAGGCACAGGATTTCAACAGGAACTCTTTCGCTTTTGTCAGGTACTTCTCATCGCCGGTGACGGTCCAAATTAGCGTAGCCGCTTCGGCAACACCGGAGACGCGACCGCAGACATCCTGAACATTTCGCCACTTGTCGGCTTTGTCCGAATCGCGGTTTTTGGGATCGGGATCGCCGTAGGTCACCGGTTCGTCGGGAAATGGAAACGAAAGGTAATCTTTGTCGAAGTCGGCCTTGATTTTCGCGAACGCCTTTGCCCCCGCGCCCGTGGTACAATAAGCGCGGAAGTCCCTCTGACGGCCTTCGATTACCATGGTGCGCGGCGGCTGTGGAGGAACGTGGGCGGCAACATCCGCTGACGGTTCGGCCATGAGGGAAATACAGCCGGCCAAGCTTCCGCTCATTAGTAAACTCCACCAACACCGGCGTCGAATGCAAACCAGGACAGTCATGGAAACATTTCTAATTCGCATTGTCTTAATAAGTATTAAATGTGTCAATCGTTTTCCCCACTGGTGGCATTGCCGATTTCTTAACGCCCCTCTCCCGGTCCAATGATTCATCGGGCAGCCCGCAGTCGCGCCAGCTTTTTCTGTACCTCAAGATCATTGGGCGCGAGGCGGAGCACCTGTTCGTACTGACGAGTCGCCTTGGCCACCTCTCCAAGCGAGAGCAAAACGTCTCCCAGGTTCTTGTGTGCCTGAACATAATCAGGCTGAATCCGCACCGCCTGCTCAAGATGCGCCACGGCCTCCGGCAACCTGCCGGTCTCCGCAAGGGCAGCAGCCAGATTGTTATGAGCTTCGACGTAGTCGGGGTCGATGCGCAGCGCCTGCTCGAAATGCGCCACGGCCTCCGGCAACCTGCCGGTCTGCAGCAAGGCGGCGGCCAGGTTGTTATGGGCTTCAGCGTAATCGGGGTCGATGCGCAGTGCCCGCTCCCAATGGACGATCGCCTCTGACTGTTTACCCTGTCGAATCAATGCTCCCCCCATGTTGTAGTTTACCCGGGCGGAATTGGGTTGGAGCTGCAACGCCTGTTCGAAATGCGCCTCTGCTTCCGTCACATCGCCCAATTCGAGGAGGGTATTGCCCAGATTATTGTGCGCCTCGGCGTAATCTGGCTTGAGCCGCAGTGCCAGTTCGAAGTGCGATATCGCCTGTCTTGGGTTGCGTTGTTGAAATGCAACCCCAAGGCCGTTGTGTGCTACCCATGCTCCAGGATTTCTTGCAAGAGCGACGGTCCACAGGGCCTCCGAATCCTTGTAGATTTGGCTTTGGCACCAAGTGAGTGAAGCCAACAGAACAACAACAACGGCGGCCGCGATTTGGATCATCCCACGGACCGTGCCATGGCAAGCGCGGTATATTCGTGCTCCTGCGGCGACGATGGGGGCGATGACTCCAATCAATGAAAAATAGAGGAAGCGGTCTGCCACCGGTGCCACTGCCAGGTACGACATGTTGATGATTCCCAACACGGGAAACAGCATCGCGAGGAAGTAACCGCTGGCGAACAGAAGCGGCCTGCCCCAACCCTGGCGGTATCGCCAAAATATCCCGAGACATCCGAGCACGACCAAACTCGGCAGCCAGGCGAGTGGCGAGGACATGTCGACTCTCCACTGGGGATAAATCGTCATCAGATGAACCGGCACCAGCGCCTTCCACAGATAGAACCAGCACGCCCATCCCGCACCGGCCACGTGTAGGGGAAGACTCCGGTGGAGAATCTCCTGCGCCATCACATTCCTGGATTGAAACCAAACGGTGACGAATCCCATCGTCACCGAAAGCGCAAAAAACGGGAATAGTCGCAGGAGGTCGGTGCGGGCAACCTTCCCTCTTCTCCACCACGCACAGAGCAGCAGCACAACCGGCAGGGGGACCACCGAAGTCTTGCTCAACAGAGCCAGCGCAAACATCCCCACCGCCAGCCAGTACCAGCGCCGGCGGCTCGTGTCCTCGAATCTCAGATACCCCAGAAGCGTCAACGCATAGAGGAACATCGCGAGCGCATTCTTTCGCTCGGCAATCCACGCCACCGATTCCGCGTTGACGGGATGCACAGCGAACACTGCGGCGATCAGCCAGGCTGCCGGAATCTTGAGCCTCGTCATTACGCGCCACCAGAGGACTGCGCTCAGCGCGTGCAGGACCACATTCACCACATGATAACCGAGGGGATTCTTTCCCCATAAGCGCCACTCCAGCCACCACGTCGTTGAGGTCAACGGCCAGTAATCCATGGGCTGCGTGGTGCACCAGAATCGGTACAAGCCGTCGTGCGCCTTAATCAAATGATTTTCCAA contains:
- a CDS encoding alginate lyase family protein, with translation MNPFTSLSRLILFALLLSTPVRQARASDPLPPFLLDSKTLNASAVATNAGEALKVPIVTVVDKKRASPTGDPHDYVSYGRYWWPDPASTNGLPYIQRDGYPNREQMAFGDQDRLGRMIDTVETLAQAWQLEHREDCARRAGEWIRAWFVTPATRVNPSFEYAQIHLGRDGNHGNKSGLIDTRVFIRLIDALRLLHGSPAFTDKDEAAVHQWFSDYLQWLTTSKNGKLEHEAANNHGSWFLSQLIAIARYLDREDDARQFAREDFARIANQFAPDGSQPLELVRQDGLGYCAFNLEAQFCVARLAAPLGVDLWHYEGTNGASLHRGLEFLIPYNTAPETWPHSQLKTLKPGFLRPQIDQAARIWPETKAESSSAPATTPVSLPGAETFIYRDGKPDPMRLHVFKPKNWKAEDRRPALVFFFGGGWTRGTPERSASYAKWAATLGMVGIAPDYRTKERFNTSPLESVADGRAALRWIEDHADRLGIDPKRIVVGGSSAGGHVALWTAIEHTPPGSATNEAPLIKPFALILVSPVSDTSSAVGYTPKRFGDKAEALSPVQQLDAKMPPVLVFHGDADTTVTNAQSIALHAGLIASSNVCEFITVPGGEHGFQSQLPEWKDKSRIVMTDFLAKQGVLPVAVK
- a CDS encoding heparinase II/III family protein; translation: MSGSLAGCISLMAEPSADVAAHVPPQPPRTMVIEGRQRDFRAYCTTGAGAKAFAKIKADFDKDYLSFPFPDEPVTYGDPDPKNRDSDKADKWRNVQDVCGRVSGVAEAATLIWTVTGDEKYLTKAKEFLLKSCAWHFAPDWKSGPVVGATDIEYNDEANFRLWRKLPLVYDQIRSKLTPEEKKIVLAHFKERGDRTVAWIKAAKVEKIQRNSLDVNAESHPVRFMSMVGLTGLALWDDLPEAREWWRFAYVFYRDQFSPWGGDDGGWAEGNAYWRGTFEHAAFQDTLLAIGDPLAYSSQFWKNSPYFAVYNVQPYRHTIFGDTSNAGHFDLDPVVADYMEHVARVQQNGWFRAYAQLCTDKRPRPIDKGLAGLDRTYPTACEFLIRNFIASGKPLPPAKRLGELPSYRFFRDVGWVSLHSALGRPADDIQITFKSSPYGSFSHSHADQNAFILNAYGESLAINSAYREFHRSPHHQQWTWQTKSKNDLLIDGLGQKAQDKKATGKITRFETSPRYAWTTGDATVAYQAGEKEKGKIQRVTRDLVFIDQRYVVLRDRVVLATSGTLSWLLHAENNLSWDGTNNTAFIRGDKAALTTQLIAPGVVWRGSVTDRFPVTVDPKYTTGEAGSSYVTGKWTNQSHLTLESAKVATEFTVFAILWPERSASVPAALKTALDDGALRVARPDGKTDLIVLTDTSLELK
- a CDS encoding tetratricopeptide repeat protein produces the protein MKNTWRSWGAPATLIILLTLVAFLPALRCGFVWDDDNLLLENHLIKAHDGLYRFWCTTQPMDYWPLTSTTWWLEWRLWGKNPLGYHVVNVVLHALSAVLWWRVMTRLKIPAAWLIAAVFAVHPVNAESVAWIAERKNALAMFLYALTLLGYLRFEDTSRRRWYWLAVGMFALALLSKTSVVPLPVVLLLCAWWRRGKVARTDLLRLFPFFALSVTMGFVTVWFQSRNVMAQEILHRSLPLHVAGAGWACWFYLWKALVPVHLMTIYPQWRVDMSSPLAWLPSLVVLGCLGIFWRYRQGWGRPLLFASGYFLAMLFPVLGIINMSYLAVAPVADRFLYFSLIGVIAPIVAAGARIYRACHGTVRGMIQIAAAVVVVLLASLTWCQSQIYKDSEALWTVALARNPGAWVAHNGLGVAFQQRNPRQAISHFELALRLKPDYAEAHNNLGNTLLELGDVTEAEAHFEQALQLQPNSARVNYNMGGALIRQGKQSEAIVHWERALRIDPDYAEAHNNLAAALLQTGRLPEAVAHFEQALRIDPDYVEAHNNLAAALAETGRLPEAVAHLEQAVRIQPDYVQAHKNLGDVLLSLGEVAKATRQYEQVLRLAPNDLEVQKKLARLRAAR